A region of the Penicillium psychrofluorescens genome assembly, chromosome: 6 genome:
TCTTGATCGGATCGGCCATGTTGTAGACAGGCGGATATGGCCCAGACTGTTGATAGCTCTCTTCCGGCGTCGGATCTCCGTCTGTAGACCGgggaggcgaaggaggagtGGGAATGATTCTGAGAGTCATGTTGGGGAGGTTGTTTCTgcgaccaggaagaaataGAGCGGGTCGGGTCAGGGACAACCCGAATCGCAGGCTATTCCGGAAGGGTGTCGGGgagcagagagaaagaaagaagatgggGATATTGACTTCtagaaagggaaaagaaggggaagaagaggaggaagggaacGCCCGTCTGTTGTATCACGCCGGGAAGGGCCGTCCTGCATCTGAAAGCAAGACGGATTCTTAGACACTGGCCACACAGAGGGCCGACGGCAGGTGAAACAAACAGGCACACAATTCAATTGGGTTTGTCTTTGGGACAGCCAATGCAGGTGTCCTCTTTTTCCATGGAAAGACAAACGAAGAAGATAGAAGTGGTAAATGGGTCAAGAAGATGTCTGGAAGAGGTAAATGGGACTGATATGTAGGGGAAGACGTGTGCTTAGAGTCTAATCGATTGATCCGCCAGGAGGCAATGAAGAATAAATAAGGAATCGACCGGGGACGGTCGCAAAGAGACCGCGACGAACCGTTGCAAACACCCCAATCTAGAGCCGGGGTTCACCCTTGACTCAAGCAGCGAGACGCGGCGGCGCAGAAGATTGGAATTAACAATACGATGGCGTGGATCTATGTCCCTTGGTCACGATTAGTGCTGTAttatcattattattattattgtattATTTTTTGGATTTTTCCTATTATTTTATTTTGGCTAATCCTTGTCTTCTGGCCCGTCTTTGTCCTAGTCTGGTCGATTGGCGCAATGACAGCCCTGCCATGATCTTATTCGCTCGAGCTTCttatttttccttttttccttcctttttttttcctttctttaATAATTTTATTTTATTTGGGAGGGCGTGCATTGCGTGCGCATTATGATTGCATCCCGGACGGATCTGCCTCTTATCCCCTATCCCGTACCCTCTAAGCCCCAAACCCTTGTTACGTCTTTGTGCCAAATATGGAGGCGAAAGggggtgggcgtggtgggaTATACCGCCGGTCTTGACGTCTAGATAGGATAATTAATTAATTCAACTGATTAGGTCGGGGAAACAGCCCGCGTGGCATGCTTTGCTCTGGACCATTTACCCAATTTATTCAACCACGGAccacttcctcttcccgcCTCGCTGCACGGCATCCGGGGATGGAACAAGACGGATGCAAATGAAAAAAGAGAGATGTACCGGGGTATGGACCACCCAGATTGGCGCTCCCCGAGAGACCCAGAAGTTTCGGCCGATTTGGTCAGCTCCGTGGCATGTATGAGGGGAGGGAAAacagctgcgccgccggaaCAAAAAAGCAATAATGCCAACTGCATGCCCCCCGTTGGTCAATACGCGAGTCTCCCCATGAGGGCGGCTCTTTCTGCATACCCTATCTTGCTGGTGGCAATTTTGCCTCTGATCCTACGTCTACACCGTGATAAAAGGCAGAGCTCGAAACTCTCCAGTTCCTACCTCCCTCTCTGCCAAAAGAGGGGGTGATTTTCAAATAGGGGATGGACGACTGCCGAGCTAAGCCTGCAGAACATCAACGCGTTAACTGTCATTTTTTACGCTAAGGGATAAATTACTAGCGGCTCGTTCCAGGGCATTGCGATCGCGGATCTGCCCCTCCCCAGCCTCACATAGGCGTACCATCATAGTGTGAGACTCGATATATACTTAGATTTGGATCCTAGGCTGCTCTCGGGTTTGTATGCTGTTAGAACCATGGATGACATCTGGGTTAGGCCAGAGAAGGCAACAGTCTGAACGCCACGTGAAGGGCGATCGATATTAGTAAAGCGAACGGGCTGCTACGAATGGGCGAACTATGGATTTGGGACTAACGGGAGGGAGGCTAGACTCGCGAGATCGGGTGACAAGGTGGGTCTCCCCTAGTCAAATTCACAGTTATACAGTAGTACGGATTGAGTTAGAGCCAGAGTGGAAATCTACCGATCGACGTAGACGCTGACAGGTGGAGTCGGCTACAGCCGAGATACTCCTCTTATTGGTCTGCTCCGAGTGGTTGATGCTTCCGGACAGTCCAACGGAAGTTGATTGGAGTGAACTTGCCCGCGATCCCACTGGCCGCTAGACCGTATTAAGGCCTCTCTCAGAAGGGTCCCAGATCAGAGCCGGCGAGGTAGCCACGACCGTTCCGTGGATGAAAATGTGATGGAGCCCAGATTCACCTCCATCTGCCGACTTTTGCATCTCATCACATTGGGGCTGTTGTCGTCACGTGGCAGTACAGCCACCGAAACTGATCTACACCTGGacttcctctcttcccggTCAAAGCCCCCCCCTTCTACTATTATTATGATTGCCAGCATGGTCATTATTACTGCACGCTAAAAAGTCCCTGTCGAGTCCCAGTCTGCGACAGGGCTAGACGCATCGCGCCTGGCGCTTATTGGCTGCTGTCTGCCTCGACTCGCCGGAAATGGTCTAGTCGGACCGGGGCTGTTTCTTTGATATTATCGACAGCGGTGAGGGATGAGCTTGACTGAGGCTTCCTGGCGTCCGCAGGAACGCCCGACCACGTTTTCTCAACGCCTTTCAGGCCCGTCTCTCTTTGTTGAACATGCATTCAGCCCGGGGAGACCCTGCGCCTCTTCCATGTGGTTTACAATCTTAGTGACAAACTCTCCGTCGAGGGCTGATACCCGAAGCGTGCACCTGCATAGCCATGTGGTTGCTGACGGGGGAGATGTGGTCCCCGAGCTTATCTCCAGATAGTCCAATCTGCACCGGCTTTGCATCTGGGCCGGATGATCGTGGAGGCAGCAACTCTAAATTTCCTAAAGTCGCGTCCAGAGAATCATACATATGATATGTGCAACCCAGTTTAAGCATATTAGACAGTGGCATGTACTAGTTACTAGCTGCCACGCGAATTCCAAATTCCTGCAGACACAGACCAGTGAAACGCCATCGGGGAGACGCACGAACCAGTGCTCAGGCCTTCCAAACCAGTCGGTCCCGCACTGCAGTTCTTGACCGATTGACAGCAAGGGTTCCCCACTCGGAGCCACTCATAGCCTTCCAAGACCTTCTGGAAGGTTGAGAAGGGCTGGTGATAAGCCACTTCAGTCGGCTGACCTGCGCCCTTTTGGACAGGGGGCTTACTCCGCGGTCTCACTCTCTGACCGTTGTTGCGTTTCATGGGAGCCTCCTGGTTGTTCCTATTCCGGCGCTGTATCTAAAGATAGAGGAGCCTCGTTTCATGCGGCTCATGGGGAGGGTTATTATTATCTTCAACCACTCGGGGAGATCCTTTTAGGAATAGATCCTCTTCTGGGGCCACAAGTTGATCGCATCAAGGTCACTTTTTAGCCTGAGGCAATCATCTCCATTGCGCCCCGGCTCTGCCTCTTCTGCAGGGGTGTTTAGTTGGGCGAGTGCGGCCTAAACCTTGGTGATCCCCCCGTCGCGCCATCCCAACAGGAGGAGGAGACTGCTGCCCGTGCGTAGATCAGTGGGCGGTGATTGCCTGCCGTCGCCAACAACTCGGCTGGCCGACCCTAACCTGGAAGGAGGCTTGGCTTGGTTTAGGACAAGGGCAAGCCTATCTGTTGAGCCCCTCAGGTTGCCACATCCAGGGCAGGGtaggagagagggaaggggggGGTGGCAGGCCGGAAGCGCCATGGAAAATCACGCAAATGGAAGGCTGCTATTCGACATCGCCGGGGTGTCCTCAACTTGGGGCGCCTGGGCTGTATTTGTTTGCCACGCGAGTGGCTGCCACATTGCGAACAAGGTCGTTCGAGGAAGGAGGGGTTGCAGACAGAAAAGACGGACTCGTGCGGGATGTGACCATTAGGACCAAGCTTGTCTATCACCAACAATCTGACGGCTACCGGGATTGGCGGAGAAGAGTCGATGGTTCTCTGCCTGCATGCAACCGGCGAGGCCTTTGCCGTGTTTGCCTCGTTGGGCCGAGACTGTCCTGCGAATAGCGTTGCTGGCCGGTGTCGATCATCCAAAGGAATAGACGCCCACTGGGGCGCGATGGGTGTGCAGTCCTCGAATTTGGGCGAACCTCCATCGTATTATGCTCCCAACAACCACGTGTGGAATGCGTGGCCGCCCATCTGCATGTCTCTGGCAGCTCCCGTATCAGGAAGCCCTTGCTTGACTGCGCCATTTTGACTGCGCCGCATGAGAGTTGTCCATACCAGTACATTGGAGCCGAACCTCGACCCATTGGGTCACTCTGAAGAAACGACCTGTCTAGACTGACCAGGGCGGAACATGCTACCGACTTCGTCGGTGCTTGAATAAGAAAGTGATATTTAGAAGACGGCGTCATGATAGTCACTCCAGGGACAAGAGCTCTCGCACGGCGGATCCAAAGAGACAGTCCGTAACCGGCAACAGCCAATGAACCCTGGTCAGACCTCGGTGTCCCCGTTAGTTCCGCAGACGATTGCGGTCACCTGCTTTGGATCGTCAAGACTCGATCCACCGGTACCTTCTACCTTTGGTTCCCTGGCCCGGGCCCAAAATTTGGCGGTACAGGGTACCTGTGGATTGCGTCGACTGGGGTAAGATCGCGTGATTGGCCCCCGTCACACTCTATCTGCCGTGTCTACGCGAGCCAGCCATGGGagatcctcatcatcacACGCTAATTTAGGCTAAGCGGCTAACGGAAGTTGCCCGTTCGAGTATAGAACGGGGATCTGACAAGTGGAGTCTTGTCTTCAGACAGCAGCTGTTTCTTGGGCATCTGCAGGTTGGTTGAATAGTTTATATAGcacaagaaaagaaacagaaatGCAGACCCAAGAGCGAGATGCCAGAGACTTTTCCGGTCAAAAGCTCACTGCGTGAGACCTAACTCTCGTACTAGCGCAGGTGCAACCGCACGCCGATCCAATAGCTCTGAGACTAAGATCTCCCCAAACCCCCGCCGATGCCCAACGGCTGCCATGACAAATTAGAGCGAAGAGCCATGATTCGCCCCCCCGCGCCAATCCATAAAAAGTACAAGTCCAGTATGTATGGACGCAGAAGCGAGATTGTAAGTTCCCGAGGGCGGGGGATTCTCTCATCTCTGAACTTTCGGCATCTCCGATGAGTGACGGGTCAACGGAAAGCTTGTGGcagaagagcgagagagagTAAgatggtcttcttcttcactggGAAGCAAGCTCAGATAGAACCGTGGATGGGATACCTTCACGGAATGGCtccagcgagaagaagaccgcGACATTTCCCCGgggaacagaagaagaggaggagtGACTGCGCCAGGACAAGCTCCGCATTCCTTCTGTCACATCTGTTTGGCTGTCTACCACTAACTAAGTTTGCGACCGTGTGTCAGCCGGAGTCCGAACGCCAAAGGAGTCTCAACTGCGGCTCCCTCGTACATCGTATTACGAGCGCCATTGAGACCCGACACTACGACGAATCAGCATAAGTGCCGGGAGGGATGGGATCCGTTTTATTTCTTCCCGCGTCGGCACTGGCGATCTAGATCTGGGGGTTCGTTGCGCGTGTTCcgggaggtggaggaggattatccctcttccctccctccccctctccatTGAAGAATTAGGTCTCTGGTTAGTTACCGAGAGACACATACCCATGACATCGATATACAGAGGCGAAACTCTTTGGGTTGGTGGTTCGTCGGACAGTCCGGAATGGATAGGTCAACTGTTATCGCCACGAAATTAAATTGAAGGTCTCGCTAAGCTGCTTCGGTGGCTGCAGTTGCTGCATCCAGACTGTCGAGAGTTGCACGCCTACTAAATTGCGTGGGAAAGGCTACTGCAACTAATCTGGACCACCATTGCATTAGCACCTACCGATATCGTGGCGAGTTAGTTACTAGGCCGTACATAACAGGACAGTAACAATCCTGGCGCGTCTTCTAGCTACTCAGATCGCTGGCTGATAAATTATAACCAAGTTCTCATCATTAGGAGCATGTCATCGTTCGGAAATTCCGTGCTGGACCCTTGGCCAGGAAGTTAATTATGGGACGGTTGACGACGATTAGGTAGCTCATCCAGCCCGTTCTTGGAAGTGACTCGTCTCGAACATTGTTTGCCACGTAATAAGGGGGGAGAAAGGCCAAAGCCCAAGGCAAGAGACCGGGGCTACCATGCTCTGAGCCACAGATTGTATGCGCGCTCTGTCTATTATGCTATCTGTTGTATGTACCATCTGTCTTTTGCTGCTAATCGGTAATAGTCCTAGCCAGGCATGCATGCGGATGTAGCATTCCGGGCTGTGGAGGCATTGCGAACTGGGCTAGGGATGAGTATACAATACTGTTGTCTTTAGCTGGATGGGCTAGCGAGATAAGTGACTTGCTAGTAGCTTGAATGATGTGCTTAGTCGAGGGAAACTAGGGTTTGTATAGAAATGTTGATGATACAAATAAGGTCCATGTTCTCTCTTCTACTACGCAGCCACGACATACATGCAATTCAACAGAAAACACACTAGCGCCCAAGGCAGTATCAGTACAGTACAGATTCCTAGAAATGAAATTGTCTATTTCTCCAATTCCCAGTTCCCACTTCCCATAACAGACACAAAAGAACTCCCTCCCGATCGATCTGAACAAACGCCCCTCAAGTCTCAAGCCCCCGACCATCTTGATGCAAACACAGGGAGGGAAAAAGACAAACGCCGATCGACAAAAATCCCCCAATAATGCCCACAGGGCCGAACAATTTTCAGGCAAGACGTGCAAGTGCTTAAATTGGCAGTCTGGAGTTGGGACATGTTGAAACAGGTCAGGTCAACCACCCGTTGTATCTTTGCACCAGACAAAAACCAAACACTAGCAAATCAATGAAACAGACCTGTTAGTTCAAGAAACAAATAGAAAAAAGAACCACCCGTGTATCCTCAAATCTTCCAAAAAACGCTCGGGCGATCAATCAGATGTAGTCTCCGGGAACTATCTCCGGGTAGTCACCATTCGCCCACGCTTCACGTCAGGAACTCACCCACCTCCAGCCCGGAAAGTCAAAACGAACGTCAAGAAAAACAACCAAGGGATCTAGAATTGTACCGTCTGCATTTGGTGCAGCGCAATTCAGCTTGCCGATTCAATTGCACTTTTTGGGTCGATTTCGAGCAGATAGTCCCGGATGTAGAAGTAGACCACCAGCTAGAAAATTTTATTGTCCAGGAACATGGCCACCTCGTTGAGGCGACTGAGACGGATCATGATGTTGGTACGGAGGAGCTGCGGTGCCCAGTGGAGGGATGCGGTtcagcgacggcgaagacatCGGGTGTGGCTGGCCGTTGGGTGGGTAGCCATAGCCTTGGTACCGCATCGCATTTTCTCGTTGGCGACGCTCTTCCTGCTCTGGGGTCATGCATTTGACCGGTGGCGGAATTGGTGCATCCGGTGATCTGCGGCCCATGAGCTTCGGGCTCGGTTCGAGTTTGCGGATGGGTGGCAGCACTGGGGCGCCTGCCATGCTGCCGGAAGTCGTGGGACGGGGAGACTGCTTGATTGGGCTGATTCCGGACATGCCCAAGCCATGAGAGCTGTGCGGAGGCGAGGAATGGTGGTTACCGTTAGGAGTCGCACTGGAAAAGGATGAGTATTGGCCAGAAATAGACGGCGGGGCTCCATGGCTGGATGGAGGGCGTGGGGTCGCATAATTGCTCCATGCAGGCGATCCGTTGGGTGGGCCAGGGTGCGGGAAGCCTGCGAGAGGGCCGACGTCGCGGTTGCCTTGTGTAGGCGACATGGATGGTTGGTTGTAGATTGGACCGTGTCCAGAATGAGAAGATGAGGGTCGAGGGGCATTGAAAGAAGAGATTGGCGGCAAATGTGGAGCTTGCTGGACAGCGGGCAGAGTCCGGTAGTCGGGACTCGGCTTGTACTGCTGGCCCATTGACGACTGCATCGTGCCATTCAAACCCgttgaaggagagaaaggtgcGCGGGAAGGGCTAGAGGACGGCAGTGGTGTCTGGCTCGTCGGCTGAGCACGTCGTTcgggagatggaggaagtTGAAACATGCCATACGCACCAACAGGTTGCGGAGGCAGAGTCGGTTGCGCGCCAGGATACGGCGGTTGAGAACGAGGTCCATCCGGCACGTTGGCCAAAGCAGCATGTGACTTTTTGACGGGCGACAGCGGAGCGTGATCGTCTTCATCTAACTTGCGCTTCTTTTCAGCAGGAGGAACAGACGACGGAGACGCCGATGCGCTGAGTCGGAACTTCAGGGGCGGGATTTTAGGGAGGCTGAGTTCCTGTTCCTTCCGCTTGCAGTCGCGGCAAACGAATTGGAAATCGTCTTGCTCGGCCTCTTCTTGCGAAATGCCAAGGCATTTGCTGTGCTGCCAGACGTTGCACTTTTCGCAGGCAACACTATGTGTTCCATCGTCCAGGTTCTCGCCGTACACTCCACAGCCGGAGCAGTCGAAAATCCATTCATCCTCTTGCGACGTAATATCAGCCAAattcttctgctgcttctccaattccacctTGAGGTTCCGCGCAGAAACACGGCCTTCGCCATTTTcgagcttctgctgctcctcggcaattctctccagctcggcctcgtgAAGAATCCGCTTCTGTTCCCGGTCTTTGATGCGTTGCTCGCGCGTCATCATCCGTGACTGTCTCTCGTTCTCGCGCTCGTGTTGCCTCTCTTGCTCTCTGCGAGCCTCGGCCAAATCATGTTCGTGCTTCCGAGCCGCCTCGGCAGCATCCCGTTCAGTAcgctctttttcttccttggcaGCAAGTCGGCTCGAGCGTTTGGCCCCAGCAAGGAGCTGCATGTTGAAAAGCTCCTTCTCGCGTCTCTGTTGCTTGCGCAGctgggcctcctcggccttctccaacacAGGCAGGACATACTCCTCGATTCTGCCTCGCAGGTACTTCTCATCTGCGTCTTTGGTCTTCCGAATTGATTCGAGGAAGTCCTGATAATCTGCAAGAGTGACAGCCACACACTCCCATTTGGCCTCGGCAACGGCACCGTTGGTCTCCTTgttctcgtcgtcggggtcttcttccacttccgCCGCAGCTGACTTGCGCTTCGATGCTCGCGAGCCTCGAGATGCTCGACTCTTtggtttcttcttgggccGCTGGGGCGCGGGAGGAATGGGAGGATCGGTGCGGCGGTACATGCGGTTGTCGTCCAGAACGAAGTAGGTCCGACCCTCGCCATCGTAGCCAAAGTCTTCAACGCGCTGCTCATGGTCAGCGCAGTCCATTTAAAAGCCAGTTAAAAAGAAAGGAGCGACTTACCCATTGTAGCTGCTCgctctccttcttctcaggCATTTTGTCGCGAATGCGGTCCGCGTTCCAGAAGGTCCACACCGACAGCTGGTGGAGGACGCGAAGCTTCAAAAAGACATCGAAATCCAAAAATTTCAAGGGCTCTTCTTCGTATCCAAAGGGGTTCGGGTGGTGAGGCGCTTTAGCATTGTACTGACGGCGGGTGTACTCGTCGAAATTGTCGAACCTGCGAACCGAACCAGGGGTAATTAGTGACGACTTCCATCAAAAGACACAGCAGCGGAAACATACCCAAGACCACGATGCGACGAGATCCATTTGAGGAGGCACAGTCCAATCTCCAATAACTTGTGAGAGGGCTCGGGTTTCAtgcattcttcttccaggtcctGTTGAATTGAAAAAATGAACGTCAGCCAGGTCAGACCGGGTGGTGAGCAGAGTGGCGACACAAGTTCCAGTCTCCGAAACAGCGAGCGATCCTACCTCGATGTCAAACTCCTCGTCAATCTTCATCACGTTCCCGAAGGTGACAATGTACTGCATGAGACTGGCAAACTCCCAGCTGTTCCTGATGCGCTGGAGCAGTCCAGGTGCCTCAGGAGACTGCTGCTTCTGTTTCTCGGGAAGAGCGACCCCCTCGGAGCGGCTGCGCTTTCGCCATCCCATCGCGGCGGGACAAGGCCGGGGTGGGCCGGTGGTCTCAGGGTGAATTCGCCGCGCTCGAGGTTTTGGAAAGGATTTGAGATGACCCTATAAGCTGCAAAGTAGGCGACTCCAGGAAAGATGAGAGGGACAATAAAAGCAAGAATGGGGATGGGAGTTGGGGTGGTGAATCggggctttttttttcgtgTCGTGAAGGCAAATGGCGACGAGCGCAGAAGGCGCGCGTCAGCGGTCACGTGAGGGAGAGGAAATGGGAAATGGAAATGCGAAGCATGAAGTAACGTTGGTTATCACTACTACAGAAAGTCACTGCGAGGGGGTATATGAAGAGGTCTATTCCTATTGATGGCGATTGATTGATTCAGTCCCAAATTCACTTCTAGGCATCCATTCACTACAAAAATCAATAATAGATAACAATGTACATCGCAGACAACACTcagagaagaacaggacaATGgtacaagaaaaagacgCGTGGTATCTCTCGCTCAAAGGTCTATCTCACATGGAGCCACAGGGGTGTCATCGAGGGGGTGAAtgaaatagaaaaaaagaaaagaaaaaaaccgCGCCGACCAGAAGAAACCCGCGCCATCCGACTACCAGCACCGCAAAAAGTCAAGAACAAGGGGGAAAGGAAAACGCAGCAGAAAGTGAAGCATGAGCATAGTATCCCCCAAATGATAAAAATGCAACAGAgacagaaggaaaaagaagattAGTTTTTTGATCCTCCCATCCTTCTTTCACGCAGATGTCATGCCAGGCACACTCTCCGACCTAATTGATCCCAATATAGAGTGAAAAAGAATAAATGTCACAGACggaacaaaagaagaagaaaaaaaaaagacaaatcCTGGGGGTTTTTGGGAGCCGAGAGCCCTGGACTAGACACGGcactcttttttttgtttctcgCGGGCAAGATTTGTCGAGCATGGATTTCCACAACTTTTGCGCCTTTGCTGACCGATAATCGCCTGAAGCCTGTCCCATGCATGTCATAAAGTGTTTGTAATATCCCGAGATGAAAGAAACAGATGCAGTGTTGAATATTTTACATGGCCGGCGGCGCGCCGTCCGAGACGTTATCGGAGAGGTTGATGAGGAGCTGAGCGAGGCAGCGTTTGGTGGCGGCGTCATCGCGGAGCacggaggagaaggtggcATCCCGAAGGGGTTCGGGCAGGCACTGCCGCAATGCCTCCCGGGCTCTGCTGTTGTCGCTGAGACTATATCGAGTGTGTTAGAACGGCACCGCAACCATCCAGAAATAAGACTTACCGAAGGAAGCAGCGCACGACGTGCTTGAGAAGCCGGACTGTCTGCTGCTCCACCAGCTGCGTGACCATATTGCTGAGAACGGTGCCCACCGCGTAGAACCGCTCGTAGGTCGCACAGATATACGCCAAGCCAATGTCGTCTAGCAGGATTTTCTGCACAATGAAGATCGCGACGGTCTTGCTGAGCTCAGATCCCGTCTCCATGATGCGAAGACAGAGGGGAATAATCTCCGTAGTGAGGAGGAAATTGATAACGTCGGAAGAGTCATTCTTCACCAGCGCACCGATGACGCCCAGCGAGGTGAGGCGGAGGTACTCGAAAGGACGCGACTTGGATGTCGTGTTCAGAAACGGGTAGAGGAAGAGCGGGATGTGAGCtgggaaaaagaaagaggaaaatgTCAGTATTCATCTCACCTCCGTCAGAGATTG
Encoded here:
- a CDS encoding uncharacterized protein (ID:PFLUO_008974-T1.cds;~source:funannotate): MGWRKRSRSEGVALPEKQKQQSPEAPGLLQRIRNSWEFASLMQYIVTFGNVMKIDEEFDIEDLEEECMKPEPSHKLLEIGLCLLKWISSHRGLGFDNFDEYTRRQYNAKAPHHPNPFGYEEEPLKFLDFDVFLKLRVLHQLSVWTFWNADRIRDKMPEKKESEQLQWRVEDFGYDGEGRTYFVLDDNRMYRRTDPPIPPAPQRPKKKPKSRASRGSRASKRKSAAAEVEEDPDDENKETNGAVAEAKWECVAVTLADYQDFLESIRKTKDADEKYLRGRIEEYVLPVLEKAEEAQLRKQQRREKELFNMQLLAGAKRSSRLAAKEEKERTERDAAEAARKHEHDLAEARREQERQHERENERQSRMMTREQRIKDREQKRILHEAELERIAEEQQKLENGEGRVSARNLKVELEKQQKNLADITSQEDEWIFDCSGCGVYGENLDDGTHSVACEKCNVWQHSKCLGISQEEAEQDDFQFVCRDCKRKEQELSLPKIPPLKFRLSASASPSSVPPAEKKRKLDEDDHAPLSPVKKSHAALANVPDGPRSQPPYPGAQPTLPPQPVGAYGMFQLPPSPERRAQPTSQTPLPSSSPSRAPFSPSTGLNGTMQSSMGQQYKPSPDYRTLPAVQQAPHLPPISSFNAPRPSSSHSGHGPIYNQPSMSPTQGNRDVGPLAGFPHPGPPNGSPAWSNYATPRPPSSHGAPPSISGQYSSFSSATPNGNHHSSPPHSSHGLGMSGISPIKQSPRPTTSGSMAGAPVLPPIRKLEPSPKLMGRRSPDAPIPPPVKCMTPEQEERRQRENAMRYQGYGYPPNGQPHPMSSPSLNRIPPLGTAAPPYQHHDPSQSPQRGGHVPGQ